The Juglans regia cultivar Chandler chromosome 10, Walnut 2.0, whole genome shotgun sequence genome includes the window TTCAATGATGAGTAcagcatctatatatatatacctttacAAAGAATAAGACAAATACGTACATAACGGTTTACAGCAGAGAATAACCAACAATTGTTCCTATCGTACATTCTAGAAGAAGGAATTATTCTAGTGCTATGAATCATCATGTATCTGCTGTGAGGATGACTTGGGATCTATGATATTATCATTGAGGCTGATACGCCCCCTAGAATCCAAGGGGGTATCAACCACATTGAGATTCGACTTGAAGTGCAGAAACTTATCAGCAACCAAGGGCTTTGTTAGAACATTTGCAATCTGATCTTTGGAACTGATAAATGATACACGAAGCATTTTGGCAACAACATGATCTCGAACGAAGTGATAATCTATGTCCATGTGCTTTGTCTTAGAGTGATAAACAAGATTAGATGATAGCTATGTTGCTCCAAGGTTGTCACACCAAAGAATTGGAGATTGAGGAAGAGAAATGCCAAGCTCTCGGGTAAGTGTTTGTATCCAGATAAGTTAAGCAGCTGAGGCAACAACAGCTTTGTATTCGGCCTCTGTTGAGAATCTAGCCACAGTCTTTTGCTTTTTTGAACTCCATGAAAGTAGGTGCTTGCCAAGATATATGCAGTAGCCTCCTGTTGATCTACAATCGTTTGGACATCCACCCCAATTAGCATCAGAGTATGTTTGAAGAGTGAAGTTGGACTGAGGTTGAAATAGAAGCCCATGATTAATAGTAGCTTTGAGATACCGAAGGATTCTCTTCACAGCACTCCAGTGTGTAGCTTTCGGGGCATGAAGAAATTGACATACCTTGTTGACAGAGAAGGATATGTCAGGTCGAGTTAATGATAGATACTGCAGACCACCAACCAAGCTTCAGTATAAAGTGACATCTTCAAACACTGGAGCATcaaattttgatcattttagGGAAGCAGCCATGGGTGACATCATTGGCTTGGCATGAAGCATGTTGCTTCAAGTTAGAAGACTCTTAATGTATTTACGTTGTGTCAACAGAAGGCCTTGCTGTTGTGGAAGAAGTCTTTGCCGAGAGCATAAATTAGATCAGTTATGGAAGAAGTATGAGAAGCCGTGATGActatatcatcaacgtaaatcAGCAAAAAAATTGTAGTATGAGCTTGATGAAAGATAAACAATGATGAGTCAGCTTTAGATGCAATGAAGCCATAAGTAAGAAGCCAAGAGCTGAGTTCAACAGACTAAGCTTcgtttggttatcaaactcctctcaactcatctcaattcatcattacaactttttcaaattccaacacaaaatataataaacaattcaactttttcaaatctcaaaataataataatattaaaaaataatattctaataatattttatcatctcaactcaactcaactcacttcaacatccaaacacaacctaagatcTTGGAGCCTGTTTGAGGCCATACAAAGTTTTATGGAGCTTGCACACATGGTTGGGACGTAAAGGGTCTATGAAACCTTGAGGTTGTTGCATGTAGACTTCATCAGTGAGTGTGCCATGCAGGAAAGCATTATTGATGTCCAATTGGCGCAGTGGCCATTTCCTAGTAATAGCAATGGACAAGATGAGACGTATGGTGGTCGGTTTGACCACAGGGCTGAATGTCTCGTTGTAGTCGATTCCAGGCTGCTGATGAAATCCTTTTGCAACTAACCGGGCCTTTCTCCTTTCAAACAAACCATCAGCATTGGTTTTTGTTCTGTAAACCCACCTGCAACCAAGCACGTTAGAAATATTGACAGGAGGTACAAGACTCCATGTATTGGTCTTCATGAGAGCAATGTACTCTTGAGCCATAGCTTCACGCCATTCTGAGAATTTTGAAGCTGTAGAGTAACTTGAAGGGTCATCAAGTACAGTAGAAATAGTGAGAAAACAATGGCGAGGCGAGTACGGAATGGTTCCATCAGAGGCAATACATGGTCGGAGAGAGTTTGTGGTAGAGCGAGTTATAATAGGGGAGCGTGGAGGGacatgatttgagagagagggaactTGATCTTGAGAGACAGGAGACGAATCGGGATTGGGAGAAACAGAGGTGTCGAAGGTTGAAGATGAGGATATTATCGGGTTGGTTAGATTTGAAGTAAGACTGGACTGTGAGGGGCCAGGGCCAAGTAACGATGGGGAGATGAATTCGGATGTTGATGGGCCAGGCGATGAAGAACCAGGGAATGGGCCGAGAATAGAGGTTGGAAAATAGGTAAGGGAGTGTGAGTTGTTGAAGTTGCAAGAGATGAAGTGGGCCATGTCATTTTTTTGTAAGGGAATGATGTCTCATGAAAGCGGACATCACGCGAAATGTAGAGACGGTTTGTAGTGAGATCAAGGCACTTGTACCCATTATGGGTATTGCTATATCCTAAAAATATGCACGAGGTTGAACGAAAATTAAGTTTATTTGGTAAATATGGGCGTAAATTTGGCCAACATTCACAACCAAATACCTTCAAGAAATTATAATCAGGTTCTTTTTTATGTACAATGAAATAAGGATTGATTATTAAGAGTGGGAGAGGGTAGAAGATTGATGAGATATACCGCTGTTTCAAAGACTTCAATCCAGAATGTAAAAGGTAAGGAAGCTTGGGCTAGTAGAGCAAGTCCAGTTTTCACAATGGATGTTTTCTTTCGACAagcccattttgttgatgactaTGTGGGCAGGGAAAACAGTGTTTAATTCCAAGTTTTTGACACATGGTGGTGATGGGTTTGAATTCACCACCTCCATCAGTAATGTTATTAACTTGGTTTTAAACATGCATTCAACAAAAGGTAAAAAAGTGGAGAAAATATTAATGGCATCAGATTTGAGTTTGAGAGGAAAAATCCATGTAATCTTGTATAGTGATCAACAAATGATAGATAATATTTAAAGCCCATACGGGAAACACAAGGAGCAGGGCCCCATAAATCTGAACAAACCAATTCTAAGGGCCCATTAGAGGAAAACCGACTGGAATTAAAGGGAAGTTGACAAGCTTTTGCAAGTGGACATTCAGGACATTGAAAAACAGTTTCAGTGGAAATAACAGGCAAACACCTTGTGCGCAAGATTCGGGAGACTTGATCTAGAGATGGGTGACCCATCCTTCGATGCCACTGGGCAACGGAAGCACGCTCACCAAAATGAACTGAGGGAGAGGGGAGTTGGTGAAACTAATTGCTGGTGATGGAAAAACATAGAGCCCGTTAGGGGTTGGTCCTGTGAGGAGGATTTTTCCGCTCTGAGAGTCCTTCACAAAGAAGTGAGTGgagtgaaattcaaagaaacaacAATTATCAACACATACTTTAGTATAGAGACAAGATTCTTAGTAATAGAAGGGACATGTAAtagattttgaagaagaaaggaagaagaggaagtgggCAAGTAAGAGTCACCGTAAGCACTAATGGGAAGACCATTACCGTCACCAACCCGAATTGTTTCATCACCATTATACTGTTTTGAAGACAGGTTCAAGTTGCTTATGTCATTAGTGATGTGGTGAGTCGCTGCCAAATCTGGGTACTAGGAGTTATCATGGGAGCTATTTTGAGCAGTGTAACTGGCTGTGTAATTTGCAGAGAAGTTCGAAGGAGTCTCATATTGGAAGGCATTGTTAAATCGATTTCGGCACTAAAGAGAAACATGTCCAATCCTATTGCAAACTTGACAAGTGGGACATGTTGGTGAAGGACAGGCGTCCACGACCATTATTGTAGTGATGTGCCCTGCCACGACCATTTCTACCACCACGCGAAGACCCACGAATCCTTTGGTCACTTGGTGTAGCAGAGCTGTAATTAGTAGAAATTTCTCCAGAGGAAATGGGAGATTTAGCATTGTGAGACATACGGGTTTCATGAATGAGTAATAATTGATACAACTCATGGGAATTAAGAGGGTCAGTTCTTGTAGTGATAGAAGTGACAAAGGTTTCATAAGAAGGACCTAACCCATTTAAAAGGTAAGTAACAAGTTCTTTGTCAGATAAATGGCTTCCAGTAGCTGCCAAAGAATCAGCAAGCAAACGAACCTTGCCAAAGTATTCAGAAATTGTTTGCTCTCCTCGTGAGAGATTAGTGAGTTGAAACCGTACCTGAAACTCATTAGCTTGAGAATGAGAGGAGAACATTGAGGCAAGCTTGTTCCAAAGATCATATGCTGAAGTAGAGGAAAGAACGTGACTGAGAATGGACTCAGACAACGACGAGAAAAGAATACTGAGAACTAATTGGTCTGTGCGACGCCATGTATGATAGGCAGGATTAGGTTTAGGTGAGGAATCAGTTTCAATGAGAAACTTAATAGGTGGGGTAGAGGTGCCGTCGACATAGGAGTATAAGTCTTGGCCCCTTAGATAAGCTGAGGTTTGAACTTTCCATAGAAGGTAGTTCTCAGTGGTTAGTTTGGTAGAGATAAGATGAGGGAAAGAGGGTGATGAggaagaaggagagggaggaggaggattTGATAAAGGCGAGGCCATGGATCAATGTGGACAGTTTGTCAAATGGCTCTGGATACCATGTTCAACAGAATGTTTGAAAGGAAAACTATTTCCTCATATATTCAATGATAAGTACAgcgtctatatatatagaccttTACAAATAATAAGACGAATACGTACATAACAATTTACAGCAGAGAATAACAAAGTCACAACAGAGAAGAACCAACAATTATTCCTATCATACATTCTAGAAGAAGGAATAAATATTCTAGTCCTATGAATCATCATGTATCTACTGTGAGGATGACTTGGGATCTATGATATTATCATCGAGGCTGATAGATTTGACCCTGTTTTATAGATTTAGCTAGATCTTTGAAacggaaaaaggagaaaagaaatactaatattacataCTGTTTTTGGTCAAAGTATTGGGAAATTACATACTTGAAGGTCTCTACATAGTCATAGAAGACTTTCTTCTCCATCATGTGAGGCAGCTGATCAAACGAACATCTTCTCAAGCAATtgattggaaaatgaaattgtcACCTTGTTTTCAGTTCGAACTACTTAGGAGGCTAAGAGAAGCCTGCCTCCacctttcatcatcttcttaaaCTCATCAAAATTAACCATACCATCCCCATCCATATCAACGTTTCTAATCATCTCCTTGCAAtcctccttcttcttccctTCTTTTAACCCCAAAGAACACAGCACCAAACCCAGCTCCTCTACCGTAATCAAGCCATCTCTGTCTTTATCGAACACATCAAAAGCCTCCTTTAAATCGTCCTCCTCATCTCCAGTACCTTCACTACTTTCAACACCTTTTGCCCCATCTCCCTCATCATAATTCCCAGCTGCTCTCTCTTCACTAACCATGGACTCACACAGCACGCAGAACTCATCAAATTCAATCAACCCATCTCCATTAGCATCCACTTTCACGACCATTTCTTCAACCTCTTTATCTGTCACGACCATTTTGATGTTCTTCAGCGACTCCCTCATCTCCTGCTTTGTTATGAACCCATCACCGTTCTTGTCGAAGGTGGCGAAGATCTTCTTGAGCTCAGCCTTATTGTGGGGACTCCTCTCTTTGTGGGAGGTTGGTGGGGAAGTGGTGGAAATATTAGATGAAGATTTGTTTGCTGGAACATATTTCAGCGATGCATAGAATTTCTTGGTGGGAAAACGAAAGAGTATATTAACGAGACCAGCAATAAACAGAACTGCTAATAACAGTACGGTAATTATCGCCATTTCTGTTGCCTAAtacaacaagaaaaataaaaggataaggaagtagaagaagaagaggaagagcagCAAAGGATTGGAGAAGTAGTTTTGTCTGTTTCTGAGACTTCGGGTGTGTTGAAAAACTTGTAAAGCTAGCTCGAGCATTGAAGTGGATACGCGGTTTTTGGTGATAACTTTTTTGCATACAACCGCGTGAACTAAAATAACTGTATTTATAGTCAACGAAAATGTTTTGAGTGACACTTTAGTGGCAATGCTTTTGCATCAAACAGACGAGGCAATACATGCACCTGTGTCAACTCTTGATGATCACTAGCTGGGGTAAAGTACTCCACTCTAATCATTAatgtaaatattgaaaaaaaaaaaaaaagcccaaaattaaattaaatttgtaattatggTTTGTTAATTTAGATTGCTAATtagaaaatcacaataataaacTAACAAGCTttaaactccttttttttttttatgactaatCTATGCGtatctctttttaaaattaatcatcTGATTTAGTTaggaattaaattaaaaagaatctCTATTTAATCTGTATATAGTTCTGTACCTAGCTTGTTTACAATTTATTCTTGATATGAGTACTAGAAATAGCCGTACGTCAatctgtaaatttatttttatgaaatctctttatatctGCAACTTTAATAATTGTGTAATTCTATAAACTTATAACTGTTACAACCTAttagaattaattttaaaaggcCAGAAAGTAAAAGAGGAAAAGAGTGTCATACTTTTATGAAGGTAATAAATATTGATGACTAAATTGCTAGGGAATTTGAGCTTCCTAACAAACTCATCCAAAGCAAAATTAGACAATTTGCCTTGGATTTTACGAATTGGGCTTCCCTATGATGAGATTATAAGAAAGAACAAATTAATAGTATAATACAAGATGATCACAACCTCAactgtttctttatttttaggaaaatattttagccatacaaaaattatataaaaataaattcataaattgacgtggaTTGATGTGATATActagaaattattttaacatatatattggaagtGCCGTGGCTGAAGCGGCATCTCAGTTTTCAGCATCGGATACTTATCTTTGTGATGCATAAAATTAGTGGCTACAGCCAAAGTCCTTTAATTAGGAAACGCCCATACGAATCCGCGTCTCTCTCACTCATTTCATGTCATGTGTTCTTGACATGATGACCTTCTAATTAATTACGAGAAATATTGGACAGACCTCTTAAGCCTCACGAGACTTCCAATCAGTACTTCATGTTAATTAGTACTTAATTGCTTTGCCCGTACGCAAATGTCACGATCgagattttattataatttttttttatctcaatattttctacaattttattatttaataacgTCGCACATCAGCACGCATCATTTGATGCAAGCgggtccatatatatacatgctgcACCTATCTCTGTCTAAATTGTATAAAGCATTTGAGTTAGAAAATCTTAGGAAATTTCAATCCCCGTGTGACTTCAGCTTAGAAAGAGATTTTATTCTAAGATTGTTTCAAAATTCACTAAAGTCGCATATCAAAATGATAAATTCTTCTTATCTATATACGAGGAAGCACAAATtatgaactaaaaaaaaaaaatgaattacaaAGAAAGAGACAAGTGTTAAGTTTATAATGAGATCTCAAAAAATTGAAGTTATGAAATAATGTAgtctgctatatatattatattagagtTAGGGATGAGCACCAACTTAGTCAGTCGAAGTTGGATTCAACTCCGACTTTGTTGAAGTTCAAATCCAAATTCCAACTCCAACTCTAACTTTGACTTGTGTAGGCTCCGATCCGACTTGTaggagttggagtcggatttGGACtttcagttttttgtttttttttctaacttcatATTTagctcattttaaaaaagaatttattgtggcctctcaaatttcaattttttcaaaaaagttaaaactaaaactaaatcattcattgttaatttacttctatactaatatatctaacttatttttatactcgacttatactatagtgtctaattacatgttatcatactataatattacatattatttttagtatataattacatattattacaCATTAgtgttatttgttattatattaatgtctaacttatttctagcttaattatatactagactttctagtgtttaattacatgttattatactttagtaaattagtatatgtgttattaatttattatactagacttatttagATACTagtatctaatttatttctatacttgattatgcatggtagtaatactatgatatttacatctactaaactatcattagtctatttatattatagtataaatatattattttgtaataattagcttatactagtatattattgaatttaactatataagttttagttatataactatataactacactagtatatatatatatgataaatatacagataaatatatatttttataatatatgtataatatcagAGTTGGATTTtaagtcagagtcagagtcggagggcaaagttggagttggagtcagagCATAAAGTCTGAGTTGGAGTCAACGTCGGTCCAACGACACCTCTGACTctgactgaaaaattaaaaaaaaaaccgactccgactccattTTATTGGAGTCGGAGCGTAGTCAGAGTGGAGCCGGAttcaaaattagatttttaaatttttgctcAGTCCTAATTAAAGtgtaaaactctttttattataaaatagatctaacatgtCACGATAATATAAACCCTATCAATAACACTCAAAAGTGGGCTCCAACCAATTCACCTTTTGCTCTCGCAGGACTTCCTTTTACGGACTTCTTAATGCACTATTTGACTAATGAGTTGGGTTATAgaattctattatatatatatatatatatatatatataaatatatattcttaatgaGTTTttctcttcatatatatttcaaattgtaaCGCAAACAGCTTCCTTCTCCTATATATATGGTTCGgtgaataatgataaaatggaaCCCCTACTCGAGCTTAACGTCATTGGGCTTGGGCAGGCCTGAACACCGAAGAGCTACTCATGTGGGCCATGATTTCAGTGGCATGCAGCCTACTGGGCCTTATCACTCATTATAGAACTCGTGGGGGAGCTCTCAAATTAGTGTATAGAAATGGGATTctcaaaaaacaatttatacAGAGTTGTGCTACTTATAAGTCGGttcataaaaatatcatttattgtgGGCTTtagaacaattaaaaaaaattaaaatacactagtTTTTATACCAATTAATGTAGAGTAAGCTTTTACATGATTAGTAGTGTCAAGTATGATAATAAACAAGCTtgtaaatactgatttaaattatgtaataGATGAAGCGATACGATAGTGTAGACCgtataatataagcataacaaGATTTTGAGTTGCATTCTTTATTACTAGTTTTATGGTATATTTTGCATAGATAAGTACTGTCGCCAcaaaaagattctataaaaataaatttataaactgatatagtttgttagatttactttataataaaaaacgttttataatctaatgtatcacatcaagtcatgACAATtcgtaaatttacttttataaaatctctttgtggcCAAAACATATGCTCCTAGCTTTGTTT containing:
- the LOC109003113 gene encoding calmodulin-like protein 3, yielding MAIITVLLLAVLFIAGLVNILFRFPTKKFYASLKYVPANKSSSNISTTSPPTSHKERSPHNKAELKKIFATFDKNGDGFITKQEMRESLKNIKMVVTDKEVEEMVVKVDANGDGLIEFDEFCVLCESMVSEERAAGNYDEGDGAKGVESSEGTGDEEDDLKEAFDVFDKDRDGLITVEELGLVLCSLGLKEGKKKEDCKEMIRNVDMDGDGMVNFDEFKKMMKGGGRLLLAS